The proteins below are encoded in one region of Acidithiobacillus ferrooxidans ATCC 23270:
- a CDS encoding YaiI/YqxD family protein produces the protein MHIWVDADACPNVIKDILYRASDRLKLPLTLVANQALRVHRSAYIRTVVVPRGFDVADEEIVRHIVAGDLVITADIPLAAAVLEKNSHALSPRGERYSPETIHERLRIRDMMEQLRDSGVRTGGPAALSQADRQAFANALDQLLVRA, from the coding sequence ATGCATATCTGGGTTGATGCCGACGCTTGTCCCAACGTCATTAAAGACATTTTGTATCGCGCCAGCGATCGTCTGAAACTGCCCTTGACCCTGGTAGCCAATCAAGCTCTGCGCGTACACCGCTCCGCCTATATCCGCACTGTGGTCGTGCCGAGGGGCTTTGATGTGGCCGATGAGGAAATCGTTCGGCACATCGTAGCGGGTGATCTGGTAATCACCGCCGATATTCCGCTGGCCGCCGCCGTGCTAGAAAAAAACAGCCATGCCCTCAGCCCGCGCGGGGAGCGTTATTCCCCCGAAACCATTCACGAGCGCCTGCGGATTCGTGACATGATGGAGCAACTCCGGGACTCCGGCGTGCGCACTGGTGGCCCCGCTGCCCTGAGCCAAGCGGACCGCCAGGCATTTGCGAATGCACTGGACCAGCTACTGGTCCGCGCATGA
- a CDS encoding efflux RND transporter permease subunit, with protein MNFSALFIRRPVMTVILVLGLVLYGIFSFTNMPVALLPSVDFPTVLVAASLPGASPQTMASAVATPLEKQFSSIPGLSSMSSVNNQGSTRVILQFDLSQNIDVATQNVQNAVTQASHLLPPGMPSLPFVKQLNPSAAPIEFIALAAPNMPIYQLNQYAVDKVVPAISGIPGVAQVQVFGEQNYAVRIHANPFAMQAHGISLQALTQAISSHNVNLPQGTVLGAVRNYAVNVHGQLHDAEAFAGMPITFANGAVVPLADIAEVRNGVDNDQIASWIGGQRALILAVVRQPDADTVAISDAIQKRLPLLSASLPGGAHMTVVYNKADYIRAAVEEVEVTLLLASILVAGVLWLFLRRGSPTLIGALAIPASILGTFAIIYELGYTLNTLTLLALTLSVGFVVDDAVVMLENIARHEENGEEPYQAAFVGSREIGFTVISMTLSLAVVFLPFLVMGGIIGRLFREFGITIAVVILLSGLISLTLTPMLCARYLRVKHQGQSRFERGFIRLRDWYGRSLRTMLGHRGWVYGGALLSLLAMIGLFIILPKGFIPTEDSGMIMGNLEYPQGISFAQLEKTQQAIAAAVGHNAAVQTVMSSAGQGAGAFGSGNSGRLIIRLKPLGERPSGTQVIAELRQAVSHFAGVQASFQLPPAIQMGPVSSQSNYQYILQSEDQDSLNAAAPKLVAALRKVPGLQAVNSDLQLANPEIEVHILHQRAQALGVTPEIIEQALNFAFGGTQVGTIYASTNQYEVILDLARQFQTNLGALAAITVPGSAGLVPLAALAHFAYGVGPLSISHYNGLPSVTISFNLAPGVSLGNATQAVQDTAAKILPADVQGEFGGSAAAFSQSTGSLPMLLLATVALIYAILAILYEDFIHPLTILTALPLAGFGALLALWIFHQELDLFSFVGIIMLVGLVKKNGIIMVDFAVHRRREGATAVDAMVDACITRFRPIMMTNLAAVLGILPIAIGIGAGAESRVPLGVAVAGGIIVSQFLTLYVTPAFYVLFEGWKGRWKGHMVVSEPAAEGVGSAISPNCDI; from the coding sequence ATGAATTTCTCCGCCCTGTTCATTCGCCGCCCGGTGATGACGGTCATACTGGTCCTCGGGTTGGTGCTCTATGGCATTTTTTCCTTCACGAACATGCCAGTGGCCCTGTTGCCCAGCGTGGACTTTCCGACGGTCCTGGTCGCGGCGAGTCTGCCGGGAGCAAGCCCGCAGACCATGGCCAGCGCCGTGGCGACACCGCTGGAAAAGCAGTTTTCCTCCATTCCTGGTCTTTCCTCCATGAGCTCGGTGAACAATCAGGGCTCGACGCGGGTCATTCTGCAGTTCGACCTCAGCCAGAACATCGATGTCGCCACCCAGAATGTGCAAAACGCGGTCACCCAGGCTTCTCACCTGCTGCCGCCGGGCATGCCCAGCCTGCCCTTCGTCAAGCAGCTCAATCCGTCGGCGGCGCCCATCGAGTTCATCGCCCTCGCTGCGCCCAATATGCCCATCTACCAGCTCAATCAGTATGCGGTGGACAAGGTGGTGCCCGCCATTTCCGGTATTCCCGGCGTCGCCCAGGTGCAGGTCTTCGGGGAGCAGAATTATGCGGTGCGCATTCACGCCAACCCCTTCGCCATGCAGGCGCACGGGATATCGCTGCAGGCCCTTACCCAGGCCATTTCCAGTCATAACGTCAACCTGCCCCAGGGTACGGTGCTGGGTGCGGTGCGCAATTATGCGGTGAACGTGCATGGACAACTCCACGACGCCGAAGCCTTTGCGGGCATGCCCATTACTTTCGCCAACGGTGCGGTGGTGCCGCTGGCCGATATCGCCGAGGTCCGCAACGGGGTGGACAATGACCAGATCGCCAGTTGGATCGGTGGTCAGCGCGCCCTCATTCTCGCCGTGGTTCGCCAGCCCGACGCGGATACCGTGGCTATCTCCGACGCCATCCAGAAGCGCTTGCCGTTGCTGAGCGCCAGTCTGCCCGGCGGTGCCCACATGACCGTGGTGTACAACAAGGCAGACTATATCCGTGCGGCGGTGGAAGAGGTCGAGGTCACCCTGTTGCTCGCCTCCATACTGGTGGCCGGGGTGCTCTGGCTCTTCCTCCGCCGCGGCAGCCCGACCCTGATCGGCGCGCTGGCAATCCCCGCCTCCATCCTCGGCACCTTCGCCATCATCTATGAGCTGGGATACACCCTGAATACGCTGACGCTCCTTGCCCTGACCCTGTCGGTGGGCTTTGTGGTGGACGATGCGGTGGTCATGCTGGAGAACATCGCCCGTCACGAGGAAAATGGTGAAGAGCCCTATCAGGCAGCGTTCGTGGGCAGCCGGGAAATCGGTTTCACGGTGATCTCCATGACCCTGTCGCTGGCGGTGGTCTTTCTGCCCTTTCTGGTCATGGGTGGCATCATCGGTCGTTTGTTTCGCGAATTCGGTATCACCATCGCCGTGGTCATCCTGCTCTCCGGGCTGATCTCCCTGACCCTGACACCCATGCTCTGCGCCCGCTATCTGCGGGTGAAACACCAGGGACAGAGCCGCTTCGAGCGTGGTTTCATCCGACTGCGTGACTGGTATGGACGCAGCCTGCGGACGATGCTTGGACATCGCGGCTGGGTATATGGCGGCGCCTTGCTGAGTCTGCTGGCCATGATCGGGCTTTTCATCATTCTCCCCAAGGGCTTCATCCCCACCGAAGACAGCGGCATGATCATGGGCAACCTGGAGTATCCCCAGGGTATTTCCTTTGCCCAACTGGAAAAGACTCAGCAGGCCATCGCTGCTGCCGTCGGCCACAACGCGGCGGTGCAGACGGTGATGTCCAGCGCCGGGCAGGGTGCCGGTGCCTTCGGTTCCGGCAACAGCGGGCGGCTGATCATCCGTCTCAAGCCGTTGGGTGAGCGGCCGTCGGGAACCCAGGTCATTGCGGAATTGCGCCAGGCCGTCAGCCATTTCGCCGGGGTGCAGGCGAGTTTCCAGTTGCCGCCCGCTATCCAGATGGGGCCGGTCTCCTCCCAGTCCAATTATCAATATATTCTGCAGAGTGAAGACCAGGACAGCCTGAACGCGGCGGCGCCCAAACTGGTAGCCGCCCTGCGCAAGGTACCCGGACTGCAGGCCGTCAACAGTGACCTGCAGTTGGCCAATCCGGAGATCGAGGTACACATCCTGCATCAGCGGGCGCAGGCGCTGGGCGTTACCCCGGAAATCATCGAACAGGCGCTGAACTTTGCTTTCGGTGGCACCCAGGTGGGCACTATCTATGCCTCGACCAACCAATATGAGGTCATTCTCGACCTGGCGCGGCAGTTTCAGACGAATCTCGGCGCGCTTGCCGCCATCACCGTGCCGGGCAGTGCCGGGCTGGTGCCTCTGGCCGCACTGGCGCACTTCGCCTATGGTGTCGGCCCCCTGAGCATCAGCCACTACAACGGCCTGCCCAGTGTGACCATCTCTTTTAACCTGGCGCCCGGCGTTTCCCTGGGCAACGCCACCCAGGCGGTGCAGGATACGGCGGCAAAAATATTGCCTGCGGATGTGCAGGGGGAATTCGGAGGGTCCGCGGCGGCATTCTCTCAGTCCACGGGCAGTCTGCCCATGCTGCTGCTGGCGACGGTAGCGCTGATCTACGCCATTCTGGCCATTCTCTATGAAGATTTCATCCATCCCCTGACCATCCTCACCGCCCTGCCCTTGGCTGGCTTTGGTGCGTTGCTGGCCCTCTGGATTTTTCATCAGGAACTGGATCTGTTCAGCTTCGTCGGCATCATCATGTTGGTGGGGTTGGTGAAAAAGAACGGTATCATCATGGTGGACTTTGCCGTCCACCGCCGCCGCGAGGGCGCCACGGCGGTGGACGCCATGGTCGATGCCTGTATCACCCGCTTTCGTCCCATCATGATGACCAACCTCGCGGCGGTGCTGGGAATTCTGCCCATCGCCATCGGCATTGGCGCGGGTGCCGAATCCCGGGTGCCCCTGGGCGTGGCGGTGGCAGGCGGTATCATCGTGTCGCAATTCCTCACGCTCTACGTGACGCCGGCGTTCTACGTCCTCTTTGAGGGATGGAAAGGGCGCTGGAAGGGCCATATGGTGGTTTCGGAACCGGCGGCGGAAGGTGTCGGTTCTGCAATTTCGCCAAATTGTGATATATAG
- a CDS encoding IS110-like element ISAfe3 family transposase → MELQSLFHRVIGLDVHQAQVTACAILTDPDGNVTIERRQFGAFQKDRKALALWCASHRPDTVVMESTGIYWKSPYAALEKVGIQAQVVNARHVKQVPGRKTDVGDAEWLATLARAGLLRGSFVPPAQLRELRLIARQRQNLVGMLSSEKNRLHKVLTDGGIRLGVVVSDIHGQSARAMIQALIQGSPPEAVLRLASRRLKASQEEILDALQGELSASHRFVLDETLRHIESLEAQIARFDVQLLEGLKPQKNALELLQTLPGIDTVGAALLLVEIGDDMSVFGSADRLASWTGLCPGNNESAGKRKSGRTRKGNPYVRRILCECAHAASRTHCALRSKFQSLVVRRGHKRSIIALAHKMLRIIYFMLSHGKYYRDADTDYEALSVQRNASRWIKKLIKFGFLPQHQPA, encoded by the coding sequence ATGGAACTGCAATCCCTCTTTCACCGGGTTATCGGACTGGATGTTCATCAGGCCCAGGTCACCGCCTGTGCCATTCTCACGGACCCTGACGGAAACGTTACGATTGAGCGCCGGCAATTTGGTGCTTTTCAGAAGGACCGGAAGGCATTGGCCCTGTGGTGTGCCTCCCATCGGCCCGATACGGTGGTCATGGAGAGCACCGGGATCTACTGGAAGAGTCCCTATGCGGCCCTGGAAAAGGTGGGGATCCAGGCACAGGTCGTGAACGCCAGGCACGTCAAACAGGTCCCCGGTCGCAAGACCGATGTTGGGGATGCAGAGTGGCTCGCCACCCTGGCTCGAGCCGGACTGCTGCGGGGTTCCTTCGTTCCCCCGGCACAACTGCGGGAGCTGCGGCTGATCGCCCGACAGCGGCAAAATCTGGTGGGCATGCTCTCGTCGGAGAAAAACCGCTTGCACAAGGTGCTGACCGATGGCGGAATTCGACTGGGGGTGGTGGTCAGCGATATCCATGGGCAATCGGCCCGGGCCATGATCCAGGCCCTGATTCAGGGGAGTCCCCCGGAGGCCGTACTCCGACTGGCCAGCCGACGGCTCAAAGCCAGCCAGGAGGAGATCCTGGATGCCCTGCAAGGCGAGTTGAGTGCCAGTCACCGCTTTGTCCTGGACGAGACGCTCCGCCATATCGAGTCTCTGGAGGCCCAAATCGCGCGCTTCGATGTCCAACTGCTGGAGGGCTTGAAGCCGCAAAAGAATGCTCTCGAACTCCTGCAGACCTTGCCGGGCATCGATACCGTGGGTGCTGCCTTGCTGCTGGTCGAAATCGGAGACGACATGAGCGTCTTTGGGAGCGCCGATCGACTGGCCTCCTGGACCGGCCTTTGTCCCGGGAACAATGAGTCTGCCGGAAAACGGAAAAGTGGGCGAACCCGCAAGGGCAACCCGTATGTCCGTCGGATCCTCTGCGAATGCGCCCACGCCGCCAGTCGTACCCACTGCGCCCTGCGCTCCAAGTTCCAGAGTCTGGTCGTCCGTAGGGGGCACAAGCGCTCCATCATCGCCCTGGCCCACAAAATGCTGCGCATCATCTACTTCATGCTCTCACACGGCAAGTACTACCGGGATGCCGATACGGACTATGAGGCACTGAGTGTGCAGCGCAATGCTTCTCGCTGGATCAAGAAACTGATCAAATTCGGCTTCCTGCCGCAGCATCAGCCAGCGTAG
- a CDS encoding tetratricopeptide repeat protein — MVAFRYLVIVITALALAGCGGSRSSGNNYINANTNARNTSHIITNIQAKNLLRSALHGNNISLHKLKVYAHDRNKYAEMWLGQYYFLRRDYDETYYWYRKSARQGDSYAYLGLFDLYSHGQGVTQNMGKAEQWLKRGMLASEHSTG, encoded by the coding sequence ATGGTAGCTTTTCGTTATTTAGTGATCGTTATAACCGCTCTAGCTCTTGCAGGGTGCGGAGGTTCTAGATCTTCTGGTAATAACTATATTAATGCTAACACAAATGCGCGTAACACCTCTCATATCATTACAAACATTCAAGCCAAAAATTTATTAAGATCAGCCCTGCATGGTAATAATATTAGCCTTCATAAACTTAAGGTATATGCTCACGATCGAAATAAATATGCTGAAATGTGGCTAGGTCAATACTATTTCCTTAGAAGGGATTATGATGAAACATACTACTGGTACAGAAAATCAGCCAGACAAGGTGATTCATATGCGTATTTAGGTTTATTTGATCTTTATTCACACGGTCAAGGAGTTACTCAAAACATGGGGAAGGCCGAACAGTGGCTTAAAAGAGGCATGTTAGCTAGTGAACACTCCACCGGCTAA
- a CDS encoding ATP-binding protein — protein MKKFDLNIDRMLENWDAFHAIREIIANALDEQILTGTREIAISRDGDGQWRIRDFGRGLRHEHFTMNENQEKLDHPGLIGKFGVGLKDALATFDRLGIETRIRSKFCDVAFDRSEKHDFSDVITLHACISDPSDPAFVGTEFILKGCSIEDIEKAKRLFLRFSGEERLEETQYGQVLRKAGKVSFIYINGIRVAEEENFLFSYNITSLTAAIKKALNRERTNVGRVAYSDRVKSILLASSSKAVAKALVDDLGNFGGGTLHDEMKWTDVSVHASKITNALGNVLFLTDEEIMNAPRFVEEARASGRQIITIPSTVKEKLSGQVDMEGNTIQDLGNFVSERNDCFEFKFVPPEKLVQAERSVFNMTGRLADLIGGLPSRVQSVKISETMRPETGSFSEACGLWTGMEIIIKRSELASVESYASTLLHEIAHARSGETDITIGFEHELTSLLGMVASKVLRRASADTQLLQEPTKARTPEIRAASRQPQAASRDPAPAKKAGFWARLLGNPSR, from the coding sequence ATGAAGAAATTTGACCTGAACATCGACCGCATGCTTGAAAACTGGGATGCATTCCATGCCATTCGGGAAATCATTGCCAACGCGCTCGACGAGCAGATATTGACTGGCACGCGGGAAATTGCCATCTCCCGCGACGGCGACGGTCAGTGGCGCATCAGAGACTTCGGCCGTGGCCTCCGGCACGAGCACTTCACGATGAACGAGAATCAGGAAAAGCTTGACCATCCCGGCCTCATCGGAAAGTTCGGCGTGGGCTTGAAGGACGCTCTGGCCACATTCGACCGCTTGGGCATCGAGACTCGCATCCGCTCCAAGTTCTGCGATGTCGCCTTCGACCGCTCCGAGAAGCATGATTTCTCTGATGTCATCACACTGCACGCCTGCATCTCCGATCCGTCCGATCCTGCATTCGTCGGAACCGAATTCATCCTGAAAGGTTGTTCTATTGAGGACATCGAGAAGGCGAAGCGTCTGTTCTTGAGGTTCTCCGGCGAGGAACGCCTAGAAGAAACCCAATACGGACAAGTCCTGCGGAAAGCAGGCAAGGTCTCCTTCATTTACATCAACGGCATTCGCGTCGCCGAAGAGGAAAACTTCCTGTTCTCCTACAACATCACTTCGCTGACGGCCGCCATCAAGAAGGCTCTCAATCGCGAAAGGACCAATGTCGGGAGGGTCGCCTACTCTGACCGGGTGAAGTCCATCCTGCTCGCTTCCTCTTCGAAAGCAGTCGCCAAGGCTCTCGTCGATGACCTCGGCAACTTCGGAGGCGGCACGCTGCATGATGAGATGAAATGGACGGATGTCTCGGTGCATGCGTCGAAGATCACCAACGCATTGGGAAATGTCCTGTTCCTAACGGATGAGGAGATTATGAATGCTCCGCGTTTCGTCGAGGAGGCTCGGGCGAGCGGGCGGCAGATCATCACGATCCCGAGCACCGTCAAAGAGAAGCTGTCGGGACAGGTCGATATGGAAGGCAACACGATACAGGATTTGGGCAATTTCGTTTCCGAGAGGAACGATTGCTTCGAGTTCAAATTCGTCCCGCCCGAAAAGCTCGTGCAGGCCGAAAGATCGGTATTCAACATGACCGGAAGGCTTGCCGATCTCATCGGAGGGCTTCCTTCGAGGGTTCAATCGGTGAAGATTTCGGAGACGATGCGCCCCGAGACCGGAAGCTTCTCGGAAGCCTGCGGGCTTTGGACTGGCATGGAAATCATCATCAAGCGTAGCGAGCTCGCTTCCGTCGAGAGCTATGCCTCCACTTTGCTCCACGAGATCGCTCACGCCCGAAGCGGAGAAACCGACATCACTATCGGTTTCGAGCATGAGTTGACCTCGCTTCTTGGGATGGTCGCGTCTAAAGTGCTACGCAGAGCTTCCGCCGACACCCAATTGCTGCAAGAGCCGACAAAGGCTCGAACCCCTGAAATCCGGGCCGCATCGCGGCAGCCACAAGCAGCGAGCCGTGACCCCGCTCCCGCGAAGAAGGCTGGGTTCTGGGCTAGGTTGTTAGGCAATCCTTCAAGGTGA
- a CDS encoding TolC family protein encodes MPPKVFSLAVCTVFCVAQGALAQASVGAWLADPLDTESGMSASPAQAWTAPRRLPGVPKPQTLPAAEQGQVWTLPQLTAYALAHNPQTAAAWDGLRAQAAGLGIAESAWLPSLTLNTGFSRRQAVSTIGFTVPARNSANPNLTLSYTLWDFGLRAAKVDAARAQEWVAGFTQNQSIQAVAFSVAQAYYQLLGNQSLLLADEKTVAENRKNLEAAEVLHRAGQATIGALYQARAAMAQAQSTLAAQRQTVRSSEGLLASTLNLGPQTSLRIASLKLGQKPPQLHSAAETLMQAALAANPALQQARAQVAVAQANVRSAEASGLPSLGVSSSYGYAFQNGYLPGDTWTVGFTLTVPLFTGFNTHYQIRQTQALRDQAQSNLAASRSSTEATVWQDFHNFQGAVAAYPGAQSGLENARKALEVVQAQYRVGQATIQDVLLAESTLAQARYTLIQNLVNSYVALAQLSQAVGMPLGENTP; translated from the coding sequence GTGCCCCCCAAAGTGTTTTCGCTGGCTGTCTGTACCGTCTTCTGTGTGGCTCAAGGCGCGCTGGCGCAAGCCAGCGTCGGAGCGTGGCTGGCGGACCCTCTGGACACCGAAAGCGGTATGAGCGCCAGCCCCGCCCAAGCGTGGACAGCGCCTCGCAGACTCCCCGGAGTCCCCAAGCCCCAAACCCTCCCTGCGGCAGAGCAGGGCCAGGTCTGGACGCTGCCGCAACTCACCGCATATGCCCTCGCCCACAACCCGCAGACCGCCGCCGCCTGGGATGGTTTGCGCGCCCAGGCCGCCGGCCTGGGAATAGCGGAAAGCGCCTGGCTGCCCAGCCTCACCCTCAATACCGGTTTCAGTCGTCGGCAGGCGGTTTCCACCATCGGCTTCACGGTGCCGGCACGCAACAGCGCCAACCCCAATCTGACCCTGAGTTACACCCTGTGGGACTTTGGCCTGCGCGCCGCCAAGGTGGATGCTGCCCGCGCCCAGGAATGGGTGGCGGGCTTCACCCAGAACCAGAGCATCCAGGCCGTGGCCTTCAGCGTCGCGCAGGCCTATTACCAGCTCCTCGGCAATCAATCCCTGTTGCTGGCCGATGAAAAGACCGTTGCGGAAAACCGGAAAAACCTGGAGGCCGCCGAAGTCCTGCATCGTGCCGGGCAAGCCACCATCGGCGCCCTCTATCAGGCCCGGGCCGCCATGGCGCAGGCGCAGTCCACCCTCGCCGCGCAACGCCAGACCGTGCGCAGCAGCGAAGGGTTGCTGGCCAGCACCCTGAACCTGGGTCCCCAGACCTCGCTGAGGATAGCGTCCCTCAAACTGGGGCAGAAACCGCCTCAACTCCACAGCGCCGCTGAGACGTTGATGCAAGCAGCCCTTGCCGCCAATCCCGCTTTGCAGCAGGCGCGGGCCCAAGTCGCCGTAGCCCAGGCCAATGTCCGCAGCGCCGAGGCCAGCGGGCTGCCCAGTCTGGGGGTTAGCAGTTCCTACGGCTACGCCTTTCAGAACGGCTATCTGCCCGGCGATACCTGGACCGTGGGTTTTACCCTGACCGTACCCCTCTTCACCGGCTTCAACACCCATTATCAGATTCGCCAGACGCAGGCCTTGAGGGATCAGGCCCAATCCAACCTCGCGGCCAGTCGCAGCAGCACCGAAGCGACGGTCTGGCAGGATTTTCACAACTTCCAGGGCGCGGTTGCGGCCTACCCCGGCGCACAGAGCGGTCTGGAAAATGCCAGGAAGGCGCTGGAGGTGGTACAGGCCCAGTATCGCGTCGGCCAGGCTACCATTCAGGATGTCCTCCTCGCCGAATCCACCCTGGCGCAGGCGCGCTACACCCTGATTCAGAATCTGGTTAACAGTTATGTTGCCCTGGCACAGCTCAGTCAGGCCGTCGGCATGCCTTTGGGAGAGAATACACCGTGA
- a CDS encoding efflux RND transporter periplasmic adaptor subunit, whose amino-acid sequence MTRSPVVLLLMLATLSLMLSGCQTKAKHEMPPLQVSLVSASTRPMTHYEGFLGTVTPLQTATIVPQTSGILQSVQFTEGSMVDKGQTLFTIDPAQMQAALAQARAKLVADQATARYNRNIVEQDRPLAEKDFITVQSFDQAVSQAQAATAQVQADQAALAQARLNLSYTRITAPISGRIGLAQVKAGNLVVANQTQLAIINQIAPITVNFSVPQSLLSAARLAQQQAIPLPIEDEKGGTVLAQGKLTFIDNSVSAGTATISLQATVPNANFGLWPGQYVQVQMPIQQLARATVLPVGAIQQGSTGPFIYTVKDGTALDKPVQVLWESGTDAVVQGIDAGVRVIYPLPARLYPGVNVKEIRGMGTAIPGHRVAILGSK is encoded by the coding sequence GTGACCCGTTCCCCCGTTGTCCTTCTGCTGATGCTGGCGACCCTCTCCCTGATGCTGAGCGGTTGCCAGACCAAGGCCAAGCATGAAATGCCGCCCCTGCAGGTCAGCCTGGTCAGCGCCAGCACCCGCCCCATGACCCATTATGAAGGTTTTCTGGGTACGGTGACGCCCCTGCAGACGGCGACCATCGTGCCGCAGACTTCCGGCATCCTGCAGAGCGTGCAGTTTACCGAGGGGAGCATGGTAGACAAGGGACAAACCCTGTTCACCATCGACCCGGCGCAGATGCAGGCAGCACTTGCCCAGGCCCGGGCCAAGCTGGTGGCGGATCAGGCCACTGCGCGCTATAACCGCAATATCGTGGAGCAGGACCGTCCACTGGCGGAAAAGGATTTCATCACCGTCCAAAGCTTCGATCAGGCGGTTTCCCAGGCGCAGGCGGCAACGGCGCAGGTGCAGGCGGATCAGGCCGCCCTGGCGCAGGCCCGCCTTAATCTCTCTTACACCCGCATCACCGCCCCCATCAGCGGCCGTATCGGCCTGGCCCAGGTCAAGGCTGGCAATCTGGTTGTCGCCAACCAGACGCAATTGGCGATCATCAACCAGATTGCACCGATCACCGTGAATTTCAGCGTTCCCCAGAGCCTGCTCTCGGCGGCGCGGCTGGCCCAACAGCAGGCCATTCCGCTGCCGATCGAGGATGAGAAGGGTGGTACGGTGCTCGCTCAGGGCAAGCTCACCTTCATCGACAACAGCGTGAGCGCGGGGACCGCCACCATCAGCCTGCAGGCCACCGTACCCAACGCCAACTTCGGCCTCTGGCCCGGACAGTATGTGCAGGTGCAGATGCCGATCCAGCAGTTGGCGCGGGCTACCGTGCTGCCGGTGGGCGCCATACAGCAGGGCAGTACCGGGCCCTTTATCTATACGGTGAAAGATGGCACGGCCTTGGACAAGCCGGTGCAGGTGCTCTGGGAGTCGGGCACGGATGCGGTGGTGCAGGGGATAGACGCGGGTGTTCGGGTTATCTATCCCCTCCCCGCACGGCTCTATCCGGGGGTTAATGTGAAAGAAATCCGTGGAATGGGCACGGCAATCCCTGGCCATCGGGTGGCCATATTGGGATCGAAGTGA
- a CDS encoding type II toxin-antitoxin system Phd/YefM family antitoxin, giving the protein MAWHETIMIIMVNEGDAMITETNAVNFRQNLGEMLNQVQYRHDSVMINKDGKPVAVLIDARLFERIRRMQGRFDALCQRIEAGFSQVPESTGIAEIEAAVAQERRESSISAEDH; this is encoded by the coding sequence TTGGCATGGCACGAGACCATAATGATCATTATGGTTAATGAGGGTGATGCCATGATTACGGAAACCAACGCGGTCAATTTTCGCCAGAACCTGGGAGAAATGCTCAACCAGGTGCAGTATCGCCACGACAGCGTGATGATTAACAAAGATGGGAAACCCGTTGCCGTGCTCATCGATGCTCGTCTTTTCGAGCGCATTCGCCGGATGCAGGGTCGCTTTGATGCGCTGTGCCAAAGGATCGAAGCGGGATTTTCGCAAGTACCCGAATCTACAGGGATAGCGGAGATCGAGGCGGCCGTCGCTCAAGAACGGCGGGAATCGTCCATTTCCGCTGAGGATCACTAA
- a CDS encoding Spy/CpxP family protein refolding chaperone, producing the protein MLTFKHVVSGLMVGTMALAAVPAFAAVAETPPVMNGGPMGPGMMQGHPCPGGWRHGPMRKGGWMRNAPVPMLMPIVWRHAVDLKLTPAQETDLKNWRAQQLKEMPTWRQNMQVHNAALRDALLNGESGSAIVPLREAVLKDHATMLEHGIQQVNYLHKILTPVQWQKATALYKEIGSRRGPWGK; encoded by the coding sequence ATGTTAACATTCAAGCATGTAGTATCGGGATTGATGGTCGGAACGATGGCGCTGGCGGCAGTGCCTGCCTTTGCGGCAGTTGCAGAGACTCCGCCGGTCATGAATGGTGGCCCCATGGGACCGGGCATGATGCAAGGCCATCCTTGTCCGGGGGGATGGCGGCATGGGCCCATGCGCAAGGGTGGTTGGATGCGGAACGCACCCGTGCCCATGCTGATGCCCATCGTCTGGCGGCATGCGGTGGACCTCAAGCTGACCCCCGCGCAGGAAACGGATCTGAAAAACTGGCGTGCCCAGCAGCTAAAGGAAATGCCCACCTGGCGTCAGAATATGCAGGTTCACAACGCCGCGCTGCGTGATGCGCTTCTGAACGGTGAATCGGGCAGTGCCATCGTCCCCTTGCGGGAAGCGGTCCTCAAGGATCATGCCACGATGCTCGAACACGGCATTCAGCAGGTGAATTATCTCCATAAGATACTGACGCCTGTGCAGTGGCAGAAAGCCACCGCGCTCTATAAGGAAATCGGGAGCAGGCGGGGACCCTGGGGCAAGTAA
- a CDS encoding putative toxin-antitoxin system toxin component, PIN family translates to MAALRVVLDTNVLLSGIAYPASVPGKILTAWRHASIEVLLSDYILDELRRVLPRLAHRHGLTVAEMSDLVDILAIQAELIAPWPGLDPHLRDDKDQPVLHTLLAALKTSGADYLITGDKDLLALADRYPIITPMEFWRTHGGV, encoded by the coding sequence ATGGCGGCATTGCGGGTGGTACTGGACACCAACGTGCTGCTTTCCGGCATAGCATACCCGGCCAGCGTGCCGGGCAAGATCCTGACCGCGTGGCGACATGCTTCCATCGAGGTACTGCTATCAGACTATATCCTCGATGAACTGCGCCGGGTACTGCCCCGTCTGGCGCACCGCCATGGGCTGACGGTGGCCGAGATGAGCGATCTGGTAGATATTCTGGCCATCCAAGCAGAACTGATCGCCCCATGGCCTGGGTTGGACCCGCACTTGCGCGACGACAAGGATCAACCGGTGCTGCACACTCTGCTGGCCGCTCTCAAGACGTCTGGTGCTGACTACCTCATCACGGGAGACAAAGACCTTCTGGCGTTGGCTGATCGATATCCTATAATCACCCCAATGGAATTCTGGCGGACGCATGGGGGAGTGTAA